The genomic stretch GCTGTCACCCGTTCTTCCGCATGAACTCCTTCATGAAGTCAGCCAGGGCCTGGCAGCCTTCGCGGCTCATGGCGTTGTAGATGGAGGCGCGCATGCCGCCGACAGAGCGGTGGCCTTTTAAGCCGATGAGGCCGGCTTTCGTGGCTTCGCTGGCGAAGGCTTTTTCCAGGTCTTCGTTGAGCAGGCGGAAGGTGATGTTCATGATGGAGCGGCTATCCTTGTCGGCATGGCCTTTGTAGAAACCGTTGCTGCTGTCGATGACATCGTAGATCAGGGCCGCTTTTTCCAGGTTGTGCTTTTCCATAGCCGCCAGACCGCCCTGGGCCTTGAGCCAGCAGAGGACCAGGTTGACCATGTAGACGGAGAAGCTGGGCGGTGTATTGTAGAGGGAGTTGTTCTTGGCGTGGATGTCATAACGGAGCATGGAAGGCAGCTTGGTGGAGGCCTTCTCGATCATGTCCTGGCGGATGATGACGACGGTGACGCCGGAGGGGCCGAGGTTTTTCTGGGCGCCGGCGTAGATGAGGGCGAACTTGTTGGCGTCAAAGGGTTTGCAGAGGATGTCGCTGGACATGTCGGCGATGAGGGGGATGTCGCCGAAGTCGGGGAAGCTCTGCCATTGGGTACCGAAGATGGTGTTGTTCGAGGTCAGGTGTATGTAGGCCGGCGCCTCGCTCAACTGGATCTCATCGGCCTTGGGAATGCGGACATAGTTGCCTTCCTGGGTGGTGGCGGCTACATGGGTCTGGCCGATCTTTTGGGCTTCTTTCAGCGCCTTTTCGGACCAACTGCCGGTGAGAATGTAATCGGCCTTCTGACCGGCGCCGAGAAAGTTCATGGGCACCATGGCGAATTGGGTGCTGGCACCGCCCTGGAGGAAGAGGACGCGATAGTTGCTGCCCAGGCCGAGCAGTTCCTTCATATTGGCTTCCGCTTCGTTGTTGATGGCTTCATACTCTTTGGATCGGTGGCTGATCTCCATGACCGACATGCCGGTCCCCTTGTAGTTCAGCAGTTCTCGTTGGGCTTCTTCGAGTACGGCCAGGGGCAAGGTGGCGGGACCTGCGTTGAAGTTGAAGACGCGCTCCATTGTGAGTTAGCTCCTCTCGCTATGTGAAATTGGGGATAAACATTTTTATCTATTATAGCCTGTCCGTCCATGGTATACAATGTTTGCGTCACAAAAACGTTCTCCGGTTCCGTAAAAATCATGGAGCCTTTCAATTGTGAAAAACCCGTCCCGCAGATGTTCCGCAGAAACGGGTGAGGGAATGGGTTAGGCCTGGCTTTGAACGGGAGTTCGCGCTGTCTCGACAAAGCGGAGGCTGGCGGCGTTCCAGTCGAAGCGGACCTTTTCCTTCTCTTCGCTTTCCAGGTTGTACTGAGTGGGCATCTTCTTCGGATCGCCGGGGATCTTGTAGCGGGAGACGGTTCGGTCGACGACGATCACCCCGGGGGCCGGAATGGAGAAATGGTTTTCCTCTTTGACACGGTGCCAGAAGATGCCGTCGGGACGGTCCCAGGCGTCATGCCAGAAATACTCGCTTTTCTGGACATGGGAAAAGACCTGCTGAAAGGCGTTGTTTTCATCGAGGCGGAAGATGCGCTTCCAGGTCGTCTCTTCGAACCCGCCGGTCCGGTTGTCGTAGTACTCTTCTACCGAGATCCCCTTTTGGGCGATTCCGGGCAGCTCGACTGCCGACAGCCGGGTCACCGATGCAAGGTCTTTGGACAGGCCGATCAGACGCCCGTCAGCTTTTTGCAGGCCTGCCAGGAAGCCTTTGTTTTTGCCGGCGTTGATGCCGAGGATGATCTCCTCGCCGTCGAGGGGGGAGGCGTCGATCTCCAGTCGCAGGACACTGGTCGGGGTGAGCGCTTCCCAACCTTTGGCCTGCAGGGCTCGCCGCACCATTTCCCCTTCGTCGGGAAGCTGCTGAAAATTGAAGGCCGGCAGGCTCGGGGCGTTGAGAAAGATATAGACTGCGGCGACGAGCAGGCTGACCAGGCCGAATAACAGGGAGGACTTGCGGCGCATGGCTATCACCTCCTTGAAAGTCTTTGTATATTATGCAGGCCCTTGAAAAGGGTGATTGCGCTGCCGGAAGCCGCTTTGATGTCCCATTGCAATTCTGGTAAAATGGTTTTGGCATCCAGCCTGTCGCCGGCAGGGCGAGGGTGGGCGGAAAATTGGAAGGAGTATCATCATGCTTGTCGATTATCATGTTCACGCCATGGGTCATGGCACATCGCGGCATACGGTCGAGGAGATATCGGCCTATCTGGAGACGGCCCGGATGCGCGGCATTGCCCAGGTGGGTTTTGCCGACCATGACCGCTATCTCGACGAATACGACGTCGACGCCATCTGTGAGGCAGCCCTGCGGTATCCCGATGTGCAGGTGCGGCTGGGCGTGGAGATCGATTATATCCGGAACGCCGATGTTGAGCTTCGGGCGATGACGTCTCGCTATCCCTTTGATTACGTCATCGGCTCGGTTCACAAGATCGAGGACTGGGATTTCGATTGCGTGGAGTTCATAGACCGCTATGACCGGTGGGAGATGGACGATCTCTACCGCACATACTTCGATCACGTGCGGGAGGTGGCGGAGAAGGGACTCTTCAGCTTTATTGGGCACCTGGATCTGATCAAAATCTTCAATTTCCGCAGCAAGGGTTCCATCGTGGAACTGGCCGCAGAGGCGATCCAGGCGATTCGCAAGGCGGGGTTGCCTTGCGAGATCAACACGAATGGCCTGAATAAGCCGGTCGCCGAGATGTATCCCCAGCGCGTCCTGCTGGAGCGCTGTTTTGAAGTGGGCATCCCGATCATCCTCAGCTCGGATGCCCACTTTGCCCATGAGGTGGGCAGGGACCTGGATAAGGCTCGCGACCTGGCTTGGTCTGTGGGGTACCGGCAGGTGGCTACGTTCCACCGCCGCAAGTGCATCATGGAGAACCTCTAATCGAAAGGTGATATCGACGCAGCGCCGCAAAACAAACCGGATGTGCGATGGGAAGGCGAGGTGGAGTGACGTGCGCGTCTACATATCGGTCGATCTGGAAGGGGTGGCCGGGGTTGTATCGCCGGCCCAGTTGGTATCCGGGACGGCTTATGAGGAGGCCCGCCGCTGGATGACGGCCGAGGTGGCGGCGGCTGTCCGGGGCGCCCAGAGCGCCGGCGCCCGGCAGGTGGTTGTCAACGACGCCCATGAGGCGATGACGAATCTCCGCCTGGAGGATCTGCCGCCCGGCATCGAGGTGATCAGCGGCAAGCCGAAAGCCCTGGGCATGATGTGCGCCATCGACGCAGGCTGGGATCTGGCCTTTTTGCTCGGCTGTCACGCCCGGCAGGGCAGCGGCGGCCTGTTGAGCCATTCGTACAGCGCCACTACGATCACCCGAGTACAGCTGAACGGGCGCGAAGTGGGCGAACTGGGCATGAACATCGCCCTGGCCCATTCCTGCAACGTGCCGGTGCGGTTGGTGACGGGCGACGCGGCGGCTGTGGCGGAGGCGCTGGAACTGTTCCCAGGTCTGCGGACTGTCGCCGTCAAGAGGGCCTATGGGCGTCAGTCGGCCCGCACACTGACCCCTGGCGAGGCATGTTCGCGCATTGAGGCGGCGGCGAGGGAAGCGGTGGCGTCTCGTCAGTCTGATGAAAAACGGGCCTGGCAACCACAACAGCCTTACACGCTGGCGGTGGACTTCGTTTCCCCCGTCATGGCCGACGCCGTATCCTATATGCCCTTGACCCGGCGGGAGAGCCCCTGCCGGATCGTGATGGAACAGGCCGAACTGGCGGTCCTGTTCCGCGCTTTCCAAGCCATGCTGACAATCGCCGGCGCCGTCACGCCTTAAGCTTGTACAATCAAGGGGGCGACGAAAGGGAGGTGCAAGACTTTATGATTCAACGGTTGTCGGCTGATGTGCTCGCCATCGGCGCTCACCCCGATGACGTGGAGTTGGGCGCCGGTGGGGCAGTGGCGCTGGCTGCCAGTCAGGGTTTACAGGTGGTCATCGCCGACCTGACAGAGGGGGAAATGGCGTCGAGGGGAACTGTGGCGGAACGGTGCGCTGAGGCGAAGCAGGCGGCGGCCATCCTGGGCGTCCGCGAGCGCATCAACTGCCGTTGGGAGGACGGCGGCCTCGGCGATCCGGCTAAGTGGCGAAAACGGGTGGAAGAGCTGGCTCATCTGGTTCGCCGCTACCGTCCGAGGCTGGTGCTGGCACCGGAGGGGCCGGACCGTCATCCCGACCACGAGGCGGCGGGACGTCTGGCGCGAGAGGCCGTCTTTTACAGCGGCCTTCAGAAGTATGGCGATCCGGACCTGGCGCCCTGGCGGCCCCGGCGTTTTCTGGCCTACCGCGTCAACGGCATTTTTGACGGCGCGGCTTCCTTCGGCGTCGACGTGAGCGATGTCTACGACCGGAAGCGGGCGGCCCTCGCATCTTACCGGAGCCAGTTTTTTCGTGAACAGCCGAACGCGCGCCAGGCTTTGCATATACCTGACCTGCCGGCCCTTTTGGAAGCGCGGGACCGCTACCTGGGCGGGTTGCTCGGTGTCGCTTTCGCGGAGCCTCTTTACGCGGAAGGCCCCATCCGTCTCGGGCGCATGGACGCCTTGTGGGAGTGAGGCCATGAACATCGGCATCGTCTGCTACCCTTCCTACGGCGGCAGCGGCGTCGTCGCCTCGGAACTGGCCCGCCAGCTGGGCAGGCGGGGTCACCGCGTCCATGTCTTTTCTTACGAGACGCCCTTTCGCCTGGCCCACTTCGAGGCGAACGTCTTTTTTCATGAGGTGGAGGCGCCCGATTACCCGCTCTTCCGCTTTCCGCCTTACCTGCTGGCGCTGTCTTCCAAGATCGTCGAGGTGACCCGCGAGGCGGAGTTGCAGGTCATCCACGTTCACTACGCCGTGCCCCATACGGCGGCGGCCTACTTGGCCAAGCAGATGCTGGCCGGCGAGCGTCGGCTGCCGGTGCTGACGACGATGCACGGCACCGACATCACCCTCGTCGGCAACGATCCCCAGTTTTATGAGATCACCCGCTTTTCCCTGGAGGCGAGCGACGGTGTGACCGCCGTGTCGCGGAGCCTGGCCGAGGAATCGGCTGAGACCTTCCGGCTGCGCCGCCTTCCCCGGGTGATCCCCAATTTCGTCGACACAGAGGAGTACCGCCCCCGCAATAACCCGGCCTTGCGCGCCCGCTTCGCCCGCCCTGATGAGAAGATCCTCCTGCACATCTCCAATATGCGGCCGGTCAAGCGGGTGGAGGATGTCATCCGCATTTTTGCTCGGGTCAATGAGCAGGCGCCTTGCCGGCTGCTTTTGGCTGGCGACGGCCCTGAACGGCTGGCTGCTGCTCACTTGGCCGAAGCGCTGGGTTTGCAGGAGCGCATCTGTTTTCTGGGTCGTCAGGATAACGTGGCCGAAATCTTTCCCCTTGCCGACCTGTTCCTGTTGCCGTCAGCTAAGGAATCCTTCGGCCTGGTGGCTTTAGAGGCGATGGCCTGCCAGGTGCCGGTCATCGCCAGCGATACGGGCGGCCTGCCTGAGGTGATCGAACAGGGTGTGACCGGCTACTTGGCGCCGGTAGGCGATGTGGAGACGATGGCTGGCTACGCCATCAGCTTGCTGACGAATGAACGGGAATACGCCGTCATGGCGCGGCAGGCTCGGGAAGCGGCGGTGAACCGTTTTCGCGCCGAACCGATCATCGATGCATACGAGGCTTATTACGGGGAAATCTTGAATACGCCTTGACAAGCTACCAAAAGCAAGATAGGATAGATTCATACATAATAGTAATCATTACTGAAAATGGAGGTGACAACATGGCCATTTATCAATGTGCAAAGTGCGGCGAGGTCGTCGATAAACGCTGTAAGCCTGGCAAATGTCCCAAGTGCGGCGCCCCCAAAGATGAACTGATCAAACAGGAAGGTCAGGCGTCGGGCGGGAAATGCTGCGGTTGATGAACGACTCGTCCCGGCGCAGGCCTTGCGCATGTCCTTGATTGGACCAGCATCCTTTGGGTATACTTGAACAGTGAAGCAAGAGAAAAAGCAGGGGGCGCACCCTGCTTTTTTCATGAGGAGGACCGGAAAATGACAAAAGTTTATTTTGTTTCGCCGCGCGCCAAAGCCGGCAAGGGGTTGGTGGACAAGCTGCGCCGGTTGATTAAGGCGGCGGGAACCGTCGATTGCGTCGAAAAGGGTGACCTGGTGGCCGTCAAGATGCACTTCGGGGAGCGGGGAAACACGGCCACGATCCGACCGCCTTTCGTTGGCGCCGTCGTGGAAGAGATCCGGCGCAAGGAAGGCCGCCCCTTTTTGACTGATTCGAACACCCTCTACCGGGGTTCGCGTTCGAACGCCGTCGACCATATGGATACGGCCATGGAAAACGGCTATTCCTACGCGACGGTGAAGGCGCCCGTCATCATCGCCGACGGTTTGAACGGGAAAGAGTTCCGCAATGTTTCTATCCGGGGCAAACGCCTCAAGGAGGCCAAGATCGCCGCTATCCCCCTGGATGCCGACGCCATGATCGTGCTGAGTCACTTCAAAGGCCATGAGATGACCGGCTTCGGCGGCGCTATCAAGAACCTGGCCATGGGATTGGCCTCCCGTTCGGGCAAACTGGTGCAGCACCAGGATGTGAAGCCTGAAGTGAACGATAAATGCAAAGTCTGTGGCAAATGCCTGCGATGGTGCCCTGTCGATGCCATCTCCCTCGGGGAACGGGCCGTCATCGCCGGAGAGCGCTGCATCGGCTGCGGCGAGTGCACCGTCACCTGTCCCCATAAAGCCATCGCTGTCAACTGGAAGACTGATGCGGGCCTGTTGCAGGAGAAGATGGCGGAATACGCCTACGCATCGGTGAAAGAAAAGCGGGAAAAGGGCAAGGTGACCTTCATCAACTTCGTCCTCGACGTGACGCCAGAGTGTGACTGTTGCTCCTGGAGCGACGCGCCCATCGTCCCCGACATCGGCATCCTCGCCTCAGATGACCCCGTTGCCCTCGACCAGGCCTGCTACGATCTGGTCAACCAGGCGCCGGGCTTGCGTGATGGCCGACTGGGCGACGCAGGGCAAGGCGAACCGGCAGCCGGTGTGGACAAGTTCCGCATTGTCCATCCCTCGGTCGATGGGACGATCCAACTTCGCCACGCTGAGGAGATGGGCTTGGGCAGCCGAGCTTACGAACTGGTCTCGCTGGAGGAATAGGCCGTTGACAGCAGCGCCCCCACACGATATGATAATAGTAATAGATATCAAGATTATTCTTAAGTCCTCTTTTGAAGGGTGGAAACTGCCGTGGGCGCCATCGGACCTCGTATGACACGACAAAAATCGCTCGTTTTGGAGATCGTTCAAGGCACGACCTGTCATCCGACTGCCGATTGGGTCTACCAGGAGGCGCGCCGGCAGATCCCTGACATCAGCCTCGGTACGGTGTACCGGAACCTCAACGCCCTGGTTCAGCAAGGACTGATCCGTGAGATGATCTATGCCGGCGCCAGTTCCCGCTATGACGGCAATGTGGAGAATCACTATCACTTCGTCTGCGAGAACTGCCACCGCGTTTTTGATCTCTTTATGGATTCGCCGGAGCAATGGGTGCGGCGGGCTGAAGAGATCAGCGGCCACGAGATCAAGGGCCACCGGATGGAGTTTTTTGGACGCTGCGCCGAGTGCCGCAAATCGGTCAACCAGTGAATGCCGATCCGCCGGGAATCCGGCGTTTTTTTTTTTTGCTTTTTCTGATATCTTAACTCATGCCAGTGCAATCCCTTGCTATAATGGTAAATGGTGATTTCAATCCATTGTGAGGGGGAAGATGGGATGGTCACGAGTTTGCCGGAGCGGTACGGCGAGGACTATATCGGTGTGCTGGTCCGCGATCCCTACCACATCTTCATCTATTGGGAACTGACAGAAAACATGCGCAAACGAGTTTTACATAACTGGGGCCTCGGGGAGGATACGCCTTGCCGCTTGCGGATCGAGCGGGAGGACGGCGGACGCTGGGAGACAGTCTACGTGGCCGAGCTGCCGCCAGGCGCCGAGAGTTGGTATGTGAACGGGGTGACCCCCGGAGAGGTCTACCGAGCCCAGATCGGCCTGAACGCCTCGGAGGGACAGTTTGTCGTCATCCTCGCCTCCGCGGCGATCCACCTTCCGCCTGCAGGGCCGGCGAAAAGGCTTCCCGGCCGCGCTCTCGCCATCTCCGGCGGTATCCGGCCTGT from Heliomicrobium modesticaldum Ice1 encodes the following:
- the serC gene encoding 3-phosphoserine/phosphohydroxythreonine transaminase, whose translation is MERVFNFNAGPATLPLAVLEEAQRELLNYKGTGMSVMEISHRSKEYEAINNEAEANMKELLGLGSNYRVLFLQGGASTQFAMVPMNFLGAGQKADYILTGSWSEKALKEAQKIGQTHVAATTQEGNYVRIPKADEIQLSEAPAYIHLTSNNTIFGTQWQSFPDFGDIPLIADMSSDILCKPFDANKFALIYAGAQKNLGPSGVTVVIIRQDMIEKASTKLPSMLRYDIHAKNNSLYNTPPSFSVYMVNLVLCWLKAQGGLAAMEKHNLEKAALIYDVIDSSNGFYKGHADKDSRSIMNITFRLLNEDLEKAFASEATKAGLIGLKGHRSVGGMRASIYNAMSREGCQALADFMKEFMRKNG
- a CDS encoding histidinol-phosphatase HisJ family protein — its product is MLVDYHVHAMGHGTSRHTVEEISAYLETARMRGIAQVGFADHDRYLDEYDVDAICEAALRYPDVQVRLGVEIDYIRNADVELRAMTSRYPFDYVIGSVHKIEDWDFDCVEFIDRYDRWEMDDLYRTYFDHVREVAEKGLFSFIGHLDLIKIFNFRSKGSIVELAAEAIQAIRKAGLPCEINTNGLNKPVAEMYPQRVLLERCFEVGIPIILSSDAHFAHEVGRDLDKARDLAWSVGYRQVATFHRRKCIMENL
- a CDS encoding M55 family metallopeptidase, with product MRVYISVDLEGVAGVVSPAQLVSGTAYEEARRWMTAEVAAAVRGAQSAGARQVVVNDAHEAMTNLRLEDLPPGIEVISGKPKALGMMCAIDAGWDLAFLLGCHARQGSGGLLSHSYSATTITRVQLNGREVGELGMNIALAHSCNVPVRLVTGDAAAVAEALELFPGLRTVAVKRAYGRQSARTLTPGEACSRIEAAAREAVASRQSDEKRAWQPQQPYTLAVDFVSPVMADAVSYMPLTRRESPCRIVMEQAELAVLFRAFQAMLTIAGAVTP
- the bshB1 gene encoding bacillithiol biosynthesis deacetylase BshB1; translation: MIQRLSADVLAIGAHPDDVELGAGGAVALAASQGLQVVIADLTEGEMASRGTVAERCAEAKQAAAILGVRERINCRWEDGGLGDPAKWRKRVEELAHLVRRYRPRLVLAPEGPDRHPDHEAAGRLAREAVFYSGLQKYGDPDLAPWRPRRFLAYRVNGIFDGAASFGVDVSDVYDRKRAALASYRSQFFREQPNARQALHIPDLPALLEARDRYLGGLLGVAFAEPLYAEGPIRLGRMDALWE
- the bshA gene encoding N-acetyl-alpha-D-glucosaminyl L-malate synthase BshA, with the protein product MNIGIVCYPSYGGSGVVASELARQLGRRGHRVHVFSYETPFRLAHFEANVFFHEVEAPDYPLFRFPPYLLALSSKIVEVTREAELQVIHVHYAVPHTAAAYLAKQMLAGERRLPVLTTMHGTDITLVGNDPQFYEITRFSLEASDGVTAVSRSLAEESAETFRLRRLPRVIPNFVDTEEYRPRNNPALRARFARPDEKILLHISNMRPVKRVEDVIRIFARVNEQAPCRLLLAGDGPERLAAAHLAEALGLQERICFLGRQDNVAEIFPLADLFLLPSAKESFGLVALEAMACQVPVIASDTGGLPEVIEQGVTGYLAPVGDVETMAGYAISLLTNEREYAVMARQAREAAVNRFRAEPIIDAYEAYYGEILNTP
- a CDS encoding RCKP-type rubredoxin-like domain-containing protein, which encodes MAIYQCAKCGEVVDKRCKPGKCPKCGAPKDELIKQEGQASGGKCCG
- a CDS encoding DUF362 domain-containing protein; its protein translation is MTKVYFVSPRAKAGKGLVDKLRRLIKAAGTVDCVEKGDLVAVKMHFGERGNTATIRPPFVGAVVEEIRRKEGRPFLTDSNTLYRGSRSNAVDHMDTAMENGYSYATVKAPVIIADGLNGKEFRNVSIRGKRLKEAKIAAIPLDADAMIVLSHFKGHEMTGFGGAIKNLAMGLASRSGKLVQHQDVKPEVNDKCKVCGKCLRWCPVDAISLGERAVIAGERCIGCGECTVTCPHKAIAVNWKTDAGLLQEKMAEYAYASVKEKREKGKVTFINFVLDVTPECDCCSWSDAPIVPDIGILASDDPVALDQACYDLVNQAPGLRDGRLGDAGQGEPAAGVDKFRIVHPSVDGTIQLRHAEEMGLGSRAYELVSLEE
- a CDS encoding Fur family transcriptional regulator, translated to MGAIGPRMTRQKSLVLEIVQGTTCHPTADWVYQEARRQIPDISLGTVYRNLNALVQQGLIREMIYAGASSRYDGNVENHYHFVCENCHRVFDLFMDSPEQWVRRAEEISGHEIKGHRMEFFGRCAECRKSVNQ
- a CDS encoding DUF4912 domain-containing protein — translated: MVTSLPERYGEDYIGVLVRDPYHIFIYWELTENMRKRVLHNWGLGEDTPCRLRIEREDGGRWETVYVAELPPGAESWYVNGVTPGEVYRAQIGLNASEGQFVVILASAAIHLPPAGPAKRLPGRALAISGGIRPVALEDMAEQQADGQDREDGHEQEGAPFSSFSLYRGDNERGQSSVR